The following are encoded in a window of Megachile rotundata isolate GNS110a chromosome 2, iyMegRotu1, whole genome shotgun sequence genomic DNA:
- the LOC100880850 gene encoding G-protein coupled receptor moody isoform X3, which yields MFCCFNLPLATSTFWHSSWNHGVLLCRLFPLLRYGLVAVSLFTILSITINRYVMIGHPTLYRTIYKPKYLIPMVLSTWIVAFGVLIVTWFGNWGRFGLDTAIGSCSILPDKNGRSPKEFLFVVAFLIPCIAIVVCYARIFYIVRKTASKSRTPHIAASTDAIDISHEQRSASPRSQEEDPSASRSNYAAGVLDTNLSPNHLSTNQLNLQVHQESKHSPRANEETRDPKNKKEKYRQENLKEQPKNPPNIFEVYEAGLEIKANDIPYADSDSPETESFSNKIKESVGNTRSKLERMASRASFILESTLWVQRLNSKVSTGSDQFENSRSNSPERSTAKKAMIVRSESRFTNARRMKNLEPPRMSNKDKKLLKMILVIFSSFLVCYLPITITKTFKDAIDWRGWNIAGYILIYLTTCINPVVYVVMSSEYRSAYKNVLFCRNDGRKETRKMFD from the exons ATGTTTTGCTGCTTCAACCTGCCCCTCGCTACATCAACATTCTGGCATAGTTCTTGGAATCATGGAGTACTCTTGTGTCGATTATTTCCTTTGCTACGATACGGCTTAGTTGCAGTGAGCCTCTTCACTATACTTTCGATCACGATTAATCGTTACGTTATGATCGGTCATCCCACGCTTTATCGTAC aatataTAAACCAAAGTATTTAATTCCAATGGTCCTAAGTACATGGATAGTGGCTTTCGGTGTTCTGATCGTGACATGGTTCGGGAACTGGGGTCGTTTTGGACTGGATACCGCAATTGGTTCATGTTCAATTCTCCCGGACAAGAACGGTCGAAGTCCCAAGGAATTTCTCTTCGTCGTTGCTTTCCTGATACCTTGCATCGCGATCGTTGTTTGCTATGCAAGAATCTTCTATATTGTTCGTAAGACAGCTTCTAAAAGCAGGACACCGCATATTGCTGCCAGCACTGACGCCATCGATATCAGTCACGAG CAACGTTCCGCCTCTCCCAGAAGCCAAGAAGAAGATCCGTCAGCATCAAGATCAAATTACGCAGCAGGTGTCCTCGACACCAACCTTTCTCCAAACCATCTCTCTACAAATCAACTGAATTTGCAAGTTCATCAAGAATCAAAGCATTCGCCCAGAGCAAACGAAGAAACCAGAGACCCTAAAAACAAGAAAGAGAAATATCGTCAAGAAAACTTGAAAGAGCAACCAAAGAATCCTCCGAACATTTTCGAGGTTTACGAAGCAGGATTGGAAATAAAAGCGAACGACATTCCGTACGCTGACTCGGATTCACCGGAAACTGAAAGTTTTtccaataaaattaaagaatccgTTGGGAATACTAGAAGTAAATTAGAAAGAATGGCTAGTAGAGCTTCCTTCATTCTTGAGTCAACCCTTTGGGTTCAAAGATTGAACTCCAAGGTCTCGACCGGAAGCGACCAGTTCGAGAACTCGAGATCGAACTCTCCGGAACGATCGACGGCGAAGAAAGCTATGATCGTTCGAAGCGAATCGAGATTCACGAACGCGAGAAGAATGAAGAATCTGGAGCCACCTAGAATGAGTAACAAAGATAAGAAGCTTCTGAAAATGATACTAGTGATATTTTCTTCGTTTCTCGTTTGTTACTTGCCGATCACTATTACGAAGACGTTTAAGGACGCCATTGATTGGCGGGGTTGGAATATAGCGGgatatattttgatttatttgacgACTTGTATAAATCCTGTTGTTTATGTAGTTATGAGCTCGGAGTATAGGAGTGCTTATAAGAATGTGTTGTTCTGTAGGAACGATGGGAGGAAAGAGACTAGGAAGATGTTTGATTAA
- the moody gene encoding G-protein coupled receptor moody isoform X3 has product MANCRVYIRRFPKQLRTFAAVVAIIIMVIGLTGNLLTIIALCKYPKVRNVAAAFIISLCVADFVFCALVLPFDSIRFVDASWTDIRFLCVLVPFLRYGNVGVSLLSVAAITINRYIMIAHHGLYSKVYKKYWIAFMIVFCWMFSYGMQVPTLLGIWGRFDYDSNLETCSIVRDSNGHTSKTFLFVMGFVIPCVIIVGCYTKIFWVVHRSESRMRKHATPTIKSPHTPRRDTREIKQRRSEWRITKMVLAIFLSFVACYFPITIVKVVDVEVQYPEFHVLGYLLLYFASCVNPIIYVIMNKQYRQAYAGVISCSRIRTSLTPYGSSAPGQQHQQNYGQDYSKDFSRTMVSTVSIAMNPVRNSQFDDGP; this is encoded by the exons ATGGCGAATTGTCGAG ttTATATACGCAGGTTCCCAAAGCAGCTGAGGACATTTGCAGCTGTGGTCGCCATTATAATTATGGTCATAGGCCTCACGGGTAATTTGCTTACTATCATTGCATTGTGcaaatatcccaaagttcggaATGTTGCCGCAGCTTTTATTATAAG TCTCTGCGTAGCCGACTTTGTATTCTGCGCTCTGGTGCTGCCATTTGATTCTATCAGATTCGTGGATGCGAGTTGGACGGATATACGATTTCTTTGTGTTCTTGTACCTTTTTTAAGATACGGCAATGTTGGTGTGAGTCTACTGTCCGTTGCGGCCATAACTATCAACAG gtATATCATGATAGCTCATCATGGTTTATATAGTAAAGTTTATAAGAAATATTGGATCGCTTTCATGATAGTATTCTGTTGGATGTTTTCCTATGGAATGCAAGTACCCACCctgttaggaatttggg GCAGATTTGATTATGATTCCAATCTTGAAACTTGTTCAATTGTAAGAGATAGCAATGGTCATACATCAAAAACATTCCTTTTTGTGATGGGTTTTGTAATACCTTGCGTTATAATTGTTGGATGTTATACCAAAATATTCTGGGTTGTGCATAG aTCTGAGTCAAGGATGCGAAAGCATGCAACACCCACAATAAAATCACCACATACACCAAGAAGAGATACCAGAGAGATTAAACAAAGACGTAGTGAATGGAGAATCACAAAGATGGTTCTTGCCATTTTTCTCAGTTTTGTTGCTTGTTATTTTCCAATTACCATTGTTAAGGTTGTAGATGTAGAAGTTCAATATCCAG agTTTCACGTTTTGGGCTACCTTCTGTTGTACTTCGCCTCCTGCGTGAATCCAATAATTTACGTGATCATGAATAAACAATATAGACAGGCCTACGCCGGCGTAATAAGTTGTTCACGGATAAGGACCAGCTTAACTCCTTACGGTAGCAGTGCACCAGGACAACAACATCAACAGAACTACGGCCAAG ATTACTCAAAGGACTTCAGCAGAACTATGGTGTCAACGGTCTCCATTGCAATGAACCCAGTAAGAAATTCTCAGTTTGATGATGGACCATGA
- the LOC100880850 gene encoding G-protein coupled receptor moody isoform X1: protein MEYWMASNATVHNGREEAIQEVLEDPGSAVLFVGYPRWLLHFAASCCILFMLVGIPGNLFTIIALFRTKKLRNATAIFIINLSISDLMFCCFNLPLATSTFWHSSWNHGVLLCRLFPLLRYGLVAVSLFTILSITINRYVMIGHPTLYRTIYKPKYLIPMVLSTWIVAFGVLIVTWFGNWGRFGLDTAIGSCSILPDKNGRSPKEFLFVVAFLIPCIAIVVCYARIFYIVRKTASKSRTPHIAASTDAIDISHEQRSASPRSQEEDPSASRSNYAAGVLDTNLSPNHLSTNQLNLQVHQESKHSPRANEETRDPKNKKEKYRQENLKEQPKNPPNIFEVYEAGLEIKANDIPYADSDSPETESFSNKIKESVGNTRSKLERMASRASFILESTLWVQRLNSKVSTGSDQFENSRSNSPERSTAKKAMIVRSESRFTNARRMKNLEPPRMSNKDKKLLKMILVIFSSFLVCYLPITITKTFKDAIDWRGWNIAGYILIYLTTCINPVVYVVMSSEYRSAYKNVLFCRNDGRKETRKMFD from the exons ATGGAGTACTGGATGGCGAGCAACGCGACCGTCCACAATGGCAGAGAAGAGGCAATCCAGGAGGTCCTCGAAGATCCAGGATCGGCTGTTCTCTTCGTCGGTTATCCACGATGGCTTTTGCACTTCGCCGCCAGCTGTTGCATACTATTTATGCTCGTTGGAATTCCCGGAAATCTCTTCACCATTATCGCCCTTTTTAGGACTAAAAAG ttaAGAAATGCAACCGCAATCTTCATAATCAACCTGTCGATCTCAGATTTGATGTTTTGCTGCTTCAACCTGCCCCTCGCTACATCAACATTCTGGCATAGTTCTTGGAATCATGGAGTACTCTTGTGTCGATTATTTCCTTTGCTACGATACGGCTTAGTTGCAGTGAGCCTCTTCACTATACTTTCGATCACGATTAATCGTTACGTTATGATCGGTCATCCCACGCTTTATCGTAC aatataTAAACCAAAGTATTTAATTCCAATGGTCCTAAGTACATGGATAGTGGCTTTCGGTGTTCTGATCGTGACATGGTTCGGGAACTGGGGTCGTTTTGGACTGGATACCGCAATTGGTTCATGTTCAATTCTCCCGGACAAGAACGGTCGAAGTCCCAAGGAATTTCTCTTCGTCGTTGCTTTCCTGATACCTTGCATCGCGATCGTTGTTTGCTATGCAAGAATCTTCTATATTGTTCGTAAGACAGCTTCTAAAAGCAGGACACCGCATATTGCTGCCAGCACTGACGCCATCGATATCAGTCACGAG CAACGTTCCGCCTCTCCCAGAAGCCAAGAAGAAGATCCGTCAGCATCAAGATCAAATTACGCAGCAGGTGTCCTCGACACCAACCTTTCTCCAAACCATCTCTCTACAAATCAACTGAATTTGCAAGTTCATCAAGAATCAAAGCATTCGCCCAGAGCAAACGAAGAAACCAGAGACCCTAAAAACAAGAAAGAGAAATATCGTCAAGAAAACTTGAAAGAGCAACCAAAGAATCCTCCGAACATTTTCGAGGTTTACGAAGCAGGATTGGAAATAAAAGCGAACGACATTCCGTACGCTGACTCGGATTCACCGGAAACTGAAAGTTTTtccaataaaattaaagaatccgTTGGGAATACTAGAAGTAAATTAGAAAGAATGGCTAGTAGAGCTTCCTTCATTCTTGAGTCAACCCTTTGGGTTCAAAGATTGAACTCCAAGGTCTCGACCGGAAGCGACCAGTTCGAGAACTCGAGATCGAACTCTCCGGAACGATCGACGGCGAAGAAAGCTATGATCGTTCGAAGCGAATCGAGATTCACGAACGCGAGAAGAATGAAGAATCTGGAGCCACCTAGAATGAGTAACAAAGATAAGAAGCTTCTGAAAATGATACTAGTGATATTTTCTTCGTTTCTCGTTTGTTACTTGCCGATCACTATTACGAAGACGTTTAAGGACGCCATTGATTGGCGGGGTTGGAATATAGCGGgatatattttgatttatttgacgACTTGTATAAATCCTGTTGTTTATGTAGTTATGAGCTCGGAGTATAGGAGTGCTTATAAGAATGTGTTGTTCTGTAGGAACGATGGGAGGAAAGAGACTAGGAAGATGTTTGATTAA
- the moody gene encoding G-protein coupled receptor moody isoform X2, translated as MEDLTTRLLRASENSTENTIIDGELSRFPKQLRTFAAVVAIIIMVIGLTGNLLTIIALCKYPKVRNVAAAFIISLCVADFVFCALVLPFDSIRFVDASWTDIRFLCVLVPFLRYGNVGVSLLSVAAITINRYIMIAHHGLYSKVYKKYWIAFMIVFCWMFSYGMQVPTLLGIWGRFDYDSNLETCSIVRDSNGHTSKTFLFVMGFVIPCVIIVGCYTKIFWVVHRSESRMRKHATPTIKSPHTPRRDTREIKQRRSEWRITKMVLAIFLSFVACYFPITIVKVVDVEVQYPEFHVLGYLLLYFASCVNPIIYVIMNKQYRQAYAGVISCSRIRTSLTPYGSSAPGQQHQQNYGQGNFEPRHVVTLTKL; from the exons ATGGAGGATTTAACCACGCGGTTGTTACGCGCTTCCGAGAACAGCACGGAAAATACGATTATCGATGGCGAATTGTCGAG GTTCCCAAAGCAGCTGAGGACATTTGCAGCTGTGGTCGCCATTATAATTATGGTCATAGGCCTCACGGGTAATTTGCTTACTATCATTGCATTGTGcaaatatcccaaagttcggaATGTTGCCGCAGCTTTTATTATAAG TCTCTGCGTAGCCGACTTTGTATTCTGCGCTCTGGTGCTGCCATTTGATTCTATCAGATTCGTGGATGCGAGTTGGACGGATATACGATTTCTTTGTGTTCTTGTACCTTTTTTAAGATACGGCAATGTTGGTGTGAGTCTACTGTCCGTTGCGGCCATAACTATCAACAG gtATATCATGATAGCTCATCATGGTTTATATAGTAAAGTTTATAAGAAATATTGGATCGCTTTCATGATAGTATTCTGTTGGATGTTTTCCTATGGAATGCAAGTACCCACCctgttaggaatttggg GCAGATTTGATTATGATTCCAATCTTGAAACTTGTTCAATTGTAAGAGATAGCAATGGTCATACATCAAAAACATTCCTTTTTGTGATGGGTTTTGTAATACCTTGCGTTATAATTGTTGGATGTTATACCAAAATATTCTGGGTTGTGCATAG aTCTGAGTCAAGGATGCGAAAGCATGCAACACCCACAATAAAATCACCACATACACCAAGAAGAGATACCAGAGAGATTAAACAAAGACGTAGTGAATGGAGAATCACAAAGATGGTTCTTGCCATTTTTCTCAGTTTTGTTGCTTGTTATTTTCCAATTACCATTGTTAAGGTTGTAGATGTAGAAGTTCAATATCCAG agTTTCACGTTTTGGGCTACCTTCTGTTGTACTTCGCCTCCTGCGTGAATCCAATAATTTACGTGATCATGAATAAACAATATAGACAGGCCTACGCCGGCGTAATAAGTTGTTCACGGATAAGGACCAGCTTAACTCCTTACGGTAGCAGTGCACCAGGACAACAACATCAACAGAACTACGGCCAAGGTAACTTCGAGCCCCGTCACGTGGTAACGCTCACCAAGCTCTGA
- the LOC100880850 gene encoding G-protein coupled receptor moody isoform X2, with product MEYWMASNATVHNGREEAIQEVLEDPGSAVLFVGYPRWLLHFAASCCILFMLVGIPGNLFTIIALFRTKKLRNATAIFIINLSISDLMFCCFNLPLATSTFWHSSWNHGVLLCRLFPLLRYGLVAVSLFTILSITINRYVMIGHPTLYRTTWIVAFGVLIVTWFGNWGRFGLDTAIGSCSILPDKNGRSPKEFLFVVAFLIPCIAIVVCYARIFYIVRKTASKSRTPHIAASTDAIDISHEQRSASPRSQEEDPSASRSNYAAGVLDTNLSPNHLSTNQLNLQVHQESKHSPRANEETRDPKNKKEKYRQENLKEQPKNPPNIFEVYEAGLEIKANDIPYADSDSPETESFSNKIKESVGNTRSKLERMASRASFILESTLWVQRLNSKVSTGSDQFENSRSNSPERSTAKKAMIVRSESRFTNARRMKNLEPPRMSNKDKKLLKMILVIFSSFLVCYLPITITKTFKDAIDWRGWNIAGYILIYLTTCINPVVYVVMSSEYRSAYKNVLFCRNDGRKETRKMFD from the exons ATGGAGTACTGGATGGCGAGCAACGCGACCGTCCACAATGGCAGAGAAGAGGCAATCCAGGAGGTCCTCGAAGATCCAGGATCGGCTGTTCTCTTCGTCGGTTATCCACGATGGCTTTTGCACTTCGCCGCCAGCTGTTGCATACTATTTATGCTCGTTGGAATTCCCGGAAATCTCTTCACCATTATCGCCCTTTTTAGGACTAAAAAG ttaAGAAATGCAACCGCAATCTTCATAATCAACCTGTCGATCTCAGATTTGATGTTTTGCTGCTTCAACCTGCCCCTCGCTACATCAACATTCTGGCATAGTTCTTGGAATCATGGAGTACTCTTGTGTCGATTATTTCCTTTGCTACGATACGGCTTAGTTGCAGTGAGCCTCTTCACTATACTTTCGATCACGATTAATCGTTACGTTATGATCGGTCATCCCACGCTTTATCGTAC TACATGGATAGTGGCTTTCGGTGTTCTGATCGTGACATGGTTCGGGAACTGGGGTCGTTTTGGACTGGATACCGCAATTGGTTCATGTTCAATTCTCCCGGACAAGAACGGTCGAAGTCCCAAGGAATTTCTCTTCGTCGTTGCTTTCCTGATACCTTGCATCGCGATCGTTGTTTGCTATGCAAGAATCTTCTATATTGTTCGTAAGACAGCTTCTAAAAGCAGGACACCGCATATTGCTGCCAGCACTGACGCCATCGATATCAGTCACGAG CAACGTTCCGCCTCTCCCAGAAGCCAAGAAGAAGATCCGTCAGCATCAAGATCAAATTACGCAGCAGGTGTCCTCGACACCAACCTTTCTCCAAACCATCTCTCTACAAATCAACTGAATTTGCAAGTTCATCAAGAATCAAAGCATTCGCCCAGAGCAAACGAAGAAACCAGAGACCCTAAAAACAAGAAAGAGAAATATCGTCAAGAAAACTTGAAAGAGCAACCAAAGAATCCTCCGAACATTTTCGAGGTTTACGAAGCAGGATTGGAAATAAAAGCGAACGACATTCCGTACGCTGACTCGGATTCACCGGAAACTGAAAGTTTTtccaataaaattaaagaatccgTTGGGAATACTAGAAGTAAATTAGAAAGAATGGCTAGTAGAGCTTCCTTCATTCTTGAGTCAACCCTTTGGGTTCAAAGATTGAACTCCAAGGTCTCGACCGGAAGCGACCAGTTCGAGAACTCGAGATCGAACTCTCCGGAACGATCGACGGCGAAGAAAGCTATGATCGTTCGAAGCGAATCGAGATTCACGAACGCGAGAAGAATGAAGAATCTGGAGCCACCTAGAATGAGTAACAAAGATAAGAAGCTTCTGAAAATGATACTAGTGATATTTTCTTCGTTTCTCGTTTGTTACTTGCCGATCACTATTACGAAGACGTTTAAGGACGCCATTGATTGGCGGGGTTGGAATATAGCGGgatatattttgatttatttgacgACTTGTATAAATCCTGTTGTTTATGTAGTTATGAGCTCGGAGTATAGGAGTGCTTATAAGAATGTGTTGTTCTGTAGGAACGATGGGAGGAAAGAGACTAGGAAGATGTTTGATTAA
- the moody gene encoding G-protein coupled receptor moody isoform X1: MEDLTTRLLRASENSTENTIIDGELSRFPKQLRTFAAVVAIIIMVIGLTGNLLTIIALCKYPKVRNVAAAFIISLCVADFVFCALVLPFDSIRFVDASWTDIRFLCVLVPFLRYGNVGVSLLSVAAITINRYIMIAHHGLYSKVYKKYWIAFMIVFCWMFSYGMQVPTLLGIWGRFDYDSNLETCSIVRDSNGHTSKTFLFVMGFVIPCVIIVGCYTKIFWVVHRSESRMRKHATPTIKSPHTPRRDTREIKQRRSEWRITKMVLAIFLSFVACYFPITIVKVVDVEVQYPEFHVLGYLLLYFASCVNPIIYVIMNKQYRQAYAGVISCSRIRTSLTPYGSSAPGQQHQQNYGQDYSKDFSRTMVSTVSIAMNPVRNSQFDDGP, from the exons ATGGAGGATTTAACCACGCGGTTGTTACGCGCTTCCGAGAACAGCACGGAAAATACGATTATCGATGGCGAATTGTCGAG GTTCCCAAAGCAGCTGAGGACATTTGCAGCTGTGGTCGCCATTATAATTATGGTCATAGGCCTCACGGGTAATTTGCTTACTATCATTGCATTGTGcaaatatcccaaagttcggaATGTTGCCGCAGCTTTTATTATAAG TCTCTGCGTAGCCGACTTTGTATTCTGCGCTCTGGTGCTGCCATTTGATTCTATCAGATTCGTGGATGCGAGTTGGACGGATATACGATTTCTTTGTGTTCTTGTACCTTTTTTAAGATACGGCAATGTTGGTGTGAGTCTACTGTCCGTTGCGGCCATAACTATCAACAG gtATATCATGATAGCTCATCATGGTTTATATAGTAAAGTTTATAAGAAATATTGGATCGCTTTCATGATAGTATTCTGTTGGATGTTTTCCTATGGAATGCAAGTACCCACCctgttaggaatttggg GCAGATTTGATTATGATTCCAATCTTGAAACTTGTTCAATTGTAAGAGATAGCAATGGTCATACATCAAAAACATTCCTTTTTGTGATGGGTTTTGTAATACCTTGCGTTATAATTGTTGGATGTTATACCAAAATATTCTGGGTTGTGCATAG aTCTGAGTCAAGGATGCGAAAGCATGCAACACCCACAATAAAATCACCACATACACCAAGAAGAGATACCAGAGAGATTAAACAAAGACGTAGTGAATGGAGAATCACAAAGATGGTTCTTGCCATTTTTCTCAGTTTTGTTGCTTGTTATTTTCCAATTACCATTGTTAAGGTTGTAGATGTAGAAGTTCAATATCCAG agTTTCACGTTTTGGGCTACCTTCTGTTGTACTTCGCCTCCTGCGTGAATCCAATAATTTACGTGATCATGAATAAACAATATAGACAGGCCTACGCCGGCGTAATAAGTTGTTCACGGATAAGGACCAGCTTAACTCCTTACGGTAGCAGTGCACCAGGACAACAACATCAACAGAACTACGGCCAAG ATTACTCAAAGGACTTCAGCAGAACTATGGTGTCAACGGTCTCCATTGCAATGAACCCAGTAAGAAATTCTCAGTTTGATGATGGACCATGA